A single region of the Lotus japonicus ecotype B-129 chromosome 4, LjGifu_v1.2 genome encodes:
- the LOC130714656 gene encoding LOW QUALITY PROTEIN: ATP synthase subunit beta, chloroplastic-like (The sequence of the model RefSeq protein was modified relative to this genomic sequence to represent the inferred CDS: inserted 2 bases in 2 codons): MIINTTTSDPEVSALEKKXTGRIAQIIGPVLDVNFPPGKMPNIYIALIVKGRDTVGQQINVTCEVQQLLGNNRVRAVAMRATDGLTRGMEVIDTGAALSVPVGGVTLGRIFNVLGEPIDNLGLVDTRTTSPIHRFAPAFIQLDTKLSIFETGIKVVDLLAPYRCGGKIGLFGGAGVGKTVLIMELINNIAKAHGGVSVFGGVGERTREGNGLYMEMKESGVINEXNIAESKVALVYGQMNEPPGARMRVGLTALTMAEYFRDVNEQDVLLFIDNIFRFVQAGSEVSALLGRMPSAVGYQPTLSTEMGSLQERITSTKEGSITSIQAVYVPADDLTDPAPATTFAHLDATTVLSRGLAAKGIYPAVDPLDSTSTMLQPRIVGEEHYKTAQRVKQTLQRYKELQDIIAILGLDELSEEDRLTVARARKIERFLSQPFFVAKVFTGSSGKYVGLAETIRGFKLILSGELDSLPEQAFYLVGNIDEATVKATNLEKERKLKK; encoded by the exons ATGATAATAAATACTACCACTTCTGATCCCGAAGTTTCTGCTCTTGAAAAGA ATACGGGACGTATCGCCCAAATAATTGGTCCGGTACTAGATGTAAATTTTCCCCCAGGGAAGATGCCCAATATTTACATTGCTCTAATAGTTAAAGGTCGAGATACTGTTGGTCAACAAATTAACGTGACTTGTGAAGTACAGCAATTATTAGGAAATAATCGCGTTAGAGCTGTAGCTATGAGAGCTACGGATGGTCTAACGAGAGGAATGGAAGTTATTGACACAGGAGCTGCTCTAAGTGTTCCGGTGGGTGGAGTAACTCTAGGACGAATTTTCAACGTACTTGGCGAGCCTATTGATAATTTGGGTCTCGTAGATACTCGTACAACATCTCCTATTCACAGATTCGCGCCTGCCTTTATACAGTTAGATACAAAATTATCCATTTTTGAAACAGGAATTAAAGTAGTAGATCTTTTAGCTCCTTATCGCTGTGGAGGAAAAATAGGACTTTTCGGTGGAGCTGGAGTGGGTAAAACAGTACTCATTATGGAATTAATCAATAACATTGCCAAAGCTCATGGGGGTGTGTCCGTATTTGGCGGAGTAGGTGAGCGTACTCGTGAGGGAAACGGTCTTTACATGGAAATGAAAGAATCCGGAgtaattaatg aaaatattgcaGAATCAAAAGTAGCTCTAGTCTACGGTCAAATGAATGAACCGCCTGGAGCTCGTATGAGAGTTGGGTTAACTGCCCTAACTATGGCGGAATATTTTCGAGATGTGAATGAACAAGACGTACTTCTATTTATCGACAATATCTTTCGTTTCGTCCAAGCAGGATCCGAAGTATCCGCTTTATTAGGTCGAATGCCTTCCGCTGTGGGTTATCAACCTACCCTTAGTACCGAAATGGGTTCTTTACAAGAAAGAATTACTTCTACCAAAGAAGGGTCCATAACTTCTATTCAAGCAGTTTATGTACCCGCAGATGATTTAACTGATCCCGCCCCCGCCACGACATTTGCACATTTAGATGCTACTACTGTACTATCAAGAGGATTAGCTGCCAAAGGTATCTATCCAGCAGTAGATCCTTTAGATTCAACGTCAACTATGCTCCAACCCCGAATCGTTGGTGAAGAACATTACAAAACTGCGCAAAGAGTTAAACAAACTTTACAACGTTACAAAGAACTTCAGGATATTATAGCTATCCTTGGGTTGGATGAATTATCTGAAGAGGACCGTTTGACCGTAGCAAGAGCACGAAAAATTGAGCGTTTCTTATCACAACCTTTTTTTGTAGCAAAAGTATTTACCGGTTCATCGGGGAAATATGTTGGTCTAGCAGAAACAATTAGAGGGTTTAAATTGATTCTTTCTGGTGAATTAGATAGTCTTCCCGAACAAGCCTTTTATttggtgggtaatatcgatgaagcTACCGTGAAGGCTACGAATTTAGAAAAGGAGAGAAAATTGAAGAAATGA